One stretch of Miscanthus floridulus cultivar M001 chromosome 18, ASM1932011v1, whole genome shotgun sequence DNA includes these proteins:
- the LOC136524514 gene encoding agglutinin-2-like, with protein MAFFMAPYPSTVLQDSNGGFLGLFNNPANMANAYFPPTVAMEFDTFKNVWDPVNTMNHIGVDVNRIMSLAYAALPNASFNRTMSAWVRYDANVSTLSVTLRFDHLPELGLYNVSVTVDFKEAELPQQAAVGFSRAMGDFVKRHQILSWSFKCRVHSRQCHDILIGSSSHRSSRSN; from the coding sequence ATGGCGTTCTTCATGGCGCCGTACCCGTCGACTGTCCTGCAGGACTCCAACGGCGGCTTCCTAGGGCTCTTCAACAACCCCGCTAACATGGCCAACGCCTACTTCCCGCCGACCGTCGCCATGGAGTTTGACACGTTCAAGAACGTCTGGGACCCGGTGAACACCATGAACCACATCGGTGTTGATGTCAACAGAATCATGTCCCTCGCGTATGCGGCGCTGCCGAACGCGAGCTTCAACAGGACCATGTCGGCGTGGGTCAGGTATGACGCCAACGTGAGCACGCTCTCGGTGACGCTAAGGTTCGACCACCTGCCGGAGCTGGGCCTCTACAACGTCAGCGTGACCGTCGACTTCAAGGAAGCTGAGCTACCGCAGCAAGCGGCGGTCGGGTTCTCCAGAGCCATGGGAGATTTCGTCAAGCGCCATCAGATCCTTTCGTGGTCATTCAAGTGTCGAGTCCACTCTCGTCAGTGTCATGATATATTAATAGGATCCagtagccatagatctagcaggTCAAATTGA